A part of Sebastes fasciatus isolate fSebFas1 chromosome 10, fSebFas1.pri, whole genome shotgun sequence genomic DNA contains:
- the dgkq gene encoding diacylglycerol kinase theta: protein MADCGRARPAVLDSADSRTSSPLSGKKRSQQSPGLRPRYRSSAPGHCLRRVTLTKPTFCHSCSDFIWGLIGFLCEVCNFMCHEKCLKTLRSACSCMTPSLVRVPVAHCFGPAGQKKRFCCVCRKQTEGNTALRCEVCELHVHADCAVFSCADCRSPHLDGTLEQDTFHHHWREGNLASAARCDVCRRSCGSSDVMAGMRCEWCGITSHAACYLSVPPECTLGRLGGMLLHPACVRLDSRNFSKMHCYRITESCSNDLDNLDDVDPSAAAACKDGQPAAPESGKQLLKVFDGDDAVKRGCFRSVSINRATRNEDVVEVALRAFYLPDDPQDYDLQEAGGSKRLHSDDILNRNGSTDNRSSLKDGGDAWLLRAKPRDAEVIKVYAGWPRSGAASVSVTKSSTAASVLTEVLGQLDRPEEEASRFSLMEVYMSSKQVQRQTLTPQEKIQDKLQEIRKVSVRQMNQTRFYVVENRKRAVQVNLLIGGLTPLLTKDEYVQLIQEHLTIKSHLVTIGHVYTSQGAVELQISCFSEAERIYMLAKDTTVNNKTLTALVIPEIMTNKLGDDVCPLLVFVNPKSGGLKGRELLYSFRKLLNPHQVFDISNGGPLAGLHTFREVPRFRVLVCGGDGTMGWVLGVLEAVRHKLVCREPPIGIVPLGTGNDLARVLRWGPGYSGEDPHHILVSVDEADEVLMDRWTILLDAQDISEDGRDNGFLEPPKIVQMNNYFGLGIDAECSLDFHQAREDEPDKFTSRFHNKGVYVKVGLQKISSTRSLLRELQLQVDTQDVPLPNIEGLIFLNIPSWGSGADLWGSEVDVRHGKPSIDDGLLEVVGVTGVVHMGQVQSGLRSGIRIAQGNYIRLTVSKPIPVQVDGEPWIQPPGHIIISAAGPKVRMLRKSKQKQKKSSAGSKDGRSESPSSRDGGH, encoded by the exons ATGGCGGACTGCGGCCGGGCCAGACCAGCGGTGCTTGACTCCGCGGACAGCCGGACATCGAGCCCTCTGAGCGGGAAGAAGAGGTCTCAGCAGTCCCCCGGTCTCCGGCCCAGGTACCGGAGCTCCGCACCGGGCCACTGCCTCCGGAGGGTCACCCTCACCAAGCCCACCTTCTGCCACAGCTGCAGCGACTTCATCTGGGGCCTCATCGGCTTCCTGTGTGAAG tgTGTAACTTCATGTGTCACGAGAAATGCCTGAAGACGCTGCGTTCGGCTTGTTCCTGCATGACTCCGTCGTTGGTCCGG GTCCCCGTGGCTCACTGCTTCGGCCCGGCTGGTCAGAAGAAACGTTTCTGTTGTGTCTGCAGGAAACAGACGGAGGGAAACACGGCGCTGCGCTGCGAAG tgtgtgagcTGCACGTCCACGCTGACTGTGCCGTCTTCAGCTGTGCAGACTGTCGTAGTCCTCACCTGGACGGGACTCTGGAGCAG GATACGTTCCACCACCACTGGAGGGAGGGGAACCTGGCGTCAGCGGCGAGGTGTGATGTGTGTCGCCGTTCCTGCGGTTCGTCTGACGTCATGGCGGGGATGAGGTGTGAGTGGTGCGGCATCACG AGCCACGCGGCGTGTTACCTCAGCGTGCCACCAGAGTGCACTCTGGGGCGTCTGGGCGGCATGCTGCTGCATCCGGCCTGCGTCCGCCTCGACTCCAGAAACTTCAGCAAGATGCACTGCTACCGCATCACGGAGAGCTGCAGCAACGACctgg ATAACCTGGATGATGTTGAtccgtctgctgctgctgcttgtaaAGACGGTCAGCCGGCGGCTCCAGAGTCAG GTAAACAGCTTCTGAAGGTGTTTGACGGTGATGATGCCGTTAAGCGCGGCTGCTTCCGATCGGTTTCTATCAATCGAGCTACGAGAAACGAGGATGTGGTG GAAGTGGCGCTGAGGGCCTTCTACCTCCCCGATGACCCTCAGGACTACGATCTGCAGGAGGCTGGCGGGAGCAAGCGTCTCCATAGCGACGACATCCTCAACCGTAACGGCAGCACCGACAACCGGAGCTCCCTGAAGGATGGAGGTGACGCCTGGCTGCTGAGGGCCAAACCCAGAGACGCCGAGGTCATAAAGGTGTACGCCGGCTGGCCCAG ATCGGGTGCAGCTTCCGTCTCCGTCACTAAGAGCAGCACAGCAGCTTCAGTCCTCACCGAGGTCCTCGGTCAGCTGGACAGACCG GAGGAAGAGGCGTCCCGTTTCAGCCTGATGGAGGTTTACATGAGCAGCAAACAAG TCCAGAGACAGACGCTGACTCCTCAGGAGAAGATTCAGGACAAGCTGCAGGAGATCAGGAAG GTGTCTGTGCGTCAGATGAACCAGACTCGGTTCTATGTGGTGGAGAACAGGAAGCGGGCGGTGCAGGTCAACCTGCTGATCGGAGGACTGACCCCCCTGCTGACCAAAGACGAGTACGTCCAGCTGATCCAGGAACACCTGACCATCAAGA GTCACCTGGTCACCATCGGCCACGTCTACACCAGTCAAG gtgcgGTGGAGCTGCAGATCTCGTGTTTCTCTGAAGCAGAGAGGATCTACATGTTGGCTAAAGACACCACCGTCAACAACAAGACGCTCACTGCGCTCGTTATTCCAGAGATCATG ACCAATAAGCTGGGAGACGACGTCTGTCCTCTGCTGGTGTTCGTCAACCCAAAGAGTGGCGGTCTGAAGGGCAGAGAGCTCCTATACAGCTTCAGGAAGCTCCTGAACCCTCATCAGGTCTTTGACATCTCCAACGGAGGACCGCTGGCTGG CCTCCACACGTTCCGAGAGGTTCCCAGGTTCCGGGTGCTGGTCTGTGGGGGTGATGGGACGATGGGCTGGGTGCTGGGAGTACTGGAGGCCGTCCGGCACAAACTGGTGTGTCGAGAGCCGCCCATCGGCATCGTACCGCTGGGAACAG GTAACGACTTGGCTCGCGTCCTGCGTTGGGGACCGGGTTACAGCGGCGAGGACCCCCACCACATCCTGGTCTCCGTGGACGAGGCAGACGAGGTTCTGATGGACCGGTGGACCATCCTGCTAGACGCTCAGGACATCTCTGAAGACGGCAGGGACAACGGCTTCCTGGAGCCGCCCAAG ATTGTGCAGATGAACAACTACTTTGGTCTGGGCATTGACGCAGAGTGCAGCCTGGACTTCCACCAGGCCCGAGAGGACGAACCGGATAAATTCACCAGCAG GTTCCATAACAAAGGAGTGTACGTGAAGGTCGGCCTGCAGAAGATCAGCTCCACCAGGAGTCTCCTCAGAGAGCTGCAGCTTCAGGTGGACACTCAGGACGTCCCGTTACCCAACATAGAGGGACTGATCTTCCTCAATATACCCAG ttgGGGTTCTGGTGCTGACCTCTGGGGGTCAGAGGTCGATGTTCGCCACGGGAAGCCCAGCATCGATGACGGCCTGCTGGAGGTGGTCGGGGTCACCGGGGTCGTCCACATG ggccaGGTGCAGAGCGGGCTGCGCTCAGGGATTCGTATTGCTCAAGGGAACTACATCAGGCTGACGGTGAGCAAACCCATACCTGTCCAGGTGGACGGAGAACCGTGGATCCAACCGCCGGGACACATCATCATCTCCGCTGCTGGACCAAAG GTTCGGATGTTGAGGAAGTCcaagcagaagcagaagaagtcATCAGCCGGCTCGAAGGACGGGCGCTCTGAGAGTCCGTCCTCCAGAGACGGAGGACACTGA